A region from the Branchiostoma floridae strain S238N-H82 chromosome 9, Bfl_VNyyK, whole genome shotgun sequence genome encodes:
- the LOC118422460 gene encoding trypsin-2-like isoform X1 produces the protein MKSSSVTPYCLPQHPESQRKAVSRKFGCPKFQTFRRAEISCPPLQEKRQGAYLCRAAKEPEFPDYGSGACTGSTISDGNPLSGYQNDPAFPEEVQRIIGGSAASLGNFPWQARLDGPLLCGGTLVHPSYVVTAAHCFFYNGQDYTNPGHWTIRLGEIYPNSQENTEQAINAASVTVHSGYNQWATPDYDIAVIRLRHAASINNYVSPLSLPTYDAPDGTNCVVSGFGDTTGNGNLASRLMYVYVPVMNRNTCNYYMNGAITSRMFCAGYDSGGRDSCQGDSGGPLACQLGGTWTLSGVVSWGNGCALAGNPGIYTRVTQFRSWLSQNTGYAI, from the exons ATGAAAAGCTCAAGTGTAACACCCTATTGTTTACCTCAACACCCGGAATCTCAAAGGAAAGCAGTGAGCAGGAAATTTGGCTGCCCCAAATTCCAGACTTTTCGAAGGGCGGAAATTTCTTGTCCCCCACTGCAGGAGAAGAGGCAAGGAGCATACCTGTGCCGTGCTGCGAAGGAGCCTGAGTTTCCAGACTATGGCAGTGGAGCCTGTACTGGATCCACCA TTTCCGACGGAAACCCGTTGTCGGGTTACCAGAACGACCCGGCTTTTCCCGAGGAGGTTCAGCGGATCATCGGCGGCAGCGCTGCGTCCCTCGGCAACTTCCCCTGGCAGGCTCGGCTGGACG GTCCCCTGCTGTGTGGAGGGACTCTGGTCCATCCGTCCTACGTGGTGACGGCTGCTCACTGCTTCTTCTATAATGG GCAGGACTATACGAACCCAGGTCACTGGACGATCAGGCTTGGTGAGATCTACCCGAACTCTCAAGAGAACACGGAACAGGCCATCAACGCGGCCAGCGTCACCGTTCACTCCGGCTACAACCAGTGGGCCACCCCTGACTACGACATAG CTGTCATCCGTCTCCGCCATGCCGCTTCTATCAACAACTACGTCAGCCCCCTCAGTCTGCCCACGTACGACGCTCCGGACGGCACCAATTGTGTGGTCAGTGGGTTCGGAGACACCACTG GAAACGGAAACCTCGCAAGCCGGCTGATGTACGTGTACGTGCCCGTTATGAACAGGAACACCTGTAACTACTACATGAACGGGGCCATCACCAGCCGTATGTTCTGTGCTGGTTACGACAGCGGTGGCAGGGATAGCTGTCAG GGTGACAGCGGAGGCCCGTTGGCTTGCCAGTTGGGCGGGACCTGGACCCTGTCGGGCGTGGTGAGCTGGGGCAACGGCTGCGCTCTGGCCGGCAACCCAGGCATCTACACCCGGGTCACCCAGTTCAGAAGCTGGCTGTCACAGAATACGGGCTATGCTATATAA
- the LOC118422460 gene encoding trypsin-2-like isoform X2: MWAAVFFVFAFGAVSDGNPLSGYQNDPAFPEEVQRIIGGSAASLGNFPWQARLDGPLLCGGTLVHPSYVVTAAHCFFYNGQDYTNPGHWTIRLGEIYPNSQENTEQAINAASVTVHSGYNQWATPDYDIAVIRLRHAASINNYVSPLSLPTYDAPDGTNCVVSGFGDTTGNGNLASRLMYVYVPVMNRNTCNYYMNGAITSRMFCAGYDSGGRDSCQGDSGGPLACQLGGTWTLSGVVSWGNGCALAGNPGIYTRVTQFRSWLSQNTGYAI, translated from the exons ATGTGGGCAGCGGTCTTCTTTGTCTTTGCCTTCGGGGCAG TTTCCGACGGAAACCCGTTGTCGGGTTACCAGAACGACCCGGCTTTTCCCGAGGAGGTTCAGCGGATCATCGGCGGCAGCGCTGCGTCCCTCGGCAACTTCCCCTGGCAGGCTCGGCTGGACG GTCCCCTGCTGTGTGGAGGGACTCTGGTCCATCCGTCCTACGTGGTGACGGCTGCTCACTGCTTCTTCTATAATGG GCAGGACTATACGAACCCAGGTCACTGGACGATCAGGCTTGGTGAGATCTACCCGAACTCTCAAGAGAACACGGAACAGGCCATCAACGCGGCCAGCGTCACCGTTCACTCCGGCTACAACCAGTGGGCCACCCCTGACTACGACATAG CTGTCATCCGTCTCCGCCATGCCGCTTCTATCAACAACTACGTCAGCCCCCTCAGTCTGCCCACGTACGACGCTCCGGACGGCACCAATTGTGTGGTCAGTGGGTTCGGAGACACCACTG GAAACGGAAACCTCGCAAGCCGGCTGATGTACGTGTACGTGCCCGTTATGAACAGGAACACCTGTAACTACTACATGAACGGGGCCATCACCAGCCGTATGTTCTGTGCTGGTTACGACAGCGGTGGCAGGGATAGCTGTCAG GGTGACAGCGGAGGCCCGTTGGCTTGCCAGTTGGGCGGGACCTGGACCCTGTCGGGCGTGGTGAGCTGGGGCAACGGCTGCGCTCTGGCCGGCAACCCAGGCATCTACACCCGGGTCACCCAGTTCAGAAGCTGGCTGTCACAGAATACGGGCTATGCTATATAA
- the LOC118422192 gene encoding probable N-acetyltransferase 16, translating into MEDEDLLSRMTVREATHDDYQAVMNMASPDTFRDGFDYLPAKFHGFVDDPDTVFLLVEVDGEVVFIDVECLQESGKTIYGKTIRVAKRLQGRGFYKAFVDATNIMYFCWDATPMKDRLTDAQMSLPALVPYRPTETHRLLPPAFSAAVLSEGTVFVDWVPYKLSESNMKKLVEASCYILVDSNVPTAKSLSFGGSYMTPRGRVYHIDIHCKDEALCKAHITNHVKNACSQYTGMITFCVMVIDKGLKDVVMEFCVQYLHFRHLPHDHAYFHAYLDLETYWNSKMTKPVSKSKY; encoded by the exons atggag GACGAAGATCTGCTATCCCGGATGACTGTGAGAGAGGCGACTCACGACGACTACCAGGCCGTTATGAACATGGCGTCTCCGGACACCTTTCGGGACGGTTTTGACTACCTGCCGGCCAAGTTTCACGGTTTTGTGGACGATCCCGATACGGTGTTTCTCCTGGTGGAGGTCGATGGGGAAGTG GTCTTCATCGATGTGGAGTGTTTGCAGGAAAGCGGGAAAACAATTTATGGTAAAACCATACGCGTGGCTAAACGATTGCAAGGCAGGGGATTCTATAAGGCATTCGTGGACGCCACT AACATCATGTACTTTTGCTGGGACGCAACCCCCATGAAGGACCGGCTGACTGACGCCCAGATGTCCCTACCGGCCCTCGTACCCTACCGGCCTACCGAGACCCACCGCCTGCTGCCGCCGGCCTTCTCGGCTGCGGTACTGTCTGAGGGCACCGTATTTGTCGACTGGGTTCCGTACAAACTTTCTGAATCCAACATGAAGAAGTTAGTAGAAGCGAGCTGCTACATCCTTGTCGACTCGAATGTACCGACCGCCAAGAGTCTTAGTTTCGGCGGGAGTTACATGACTCCCCGGGGCCGGGTGTATCACATAGATATACACTGTAAGGACGAGGCTTTATGTAAGGCTCACATCACAAACCACGTGAAGAACGCCTGTAGTCAGTATACAGGCATGATAACCTTCTGTGTCATGGTGATTGACAAGGGGTTAAAGGATGTAGTGATGGAGTTTTGCGTCCAGTATTTGCATTTCAGACACCTTCCACATGACCATGCATATTTCCATGCCTACCTTGATCTGGAAACTTACTGGAATTCCAAGATGACAAAACCTGTCTCTAAGTCCAAATACTGA